The following nucleotide sequence is from Mycobacterium sp. 3519A.
CTGCTACCAGAGCTGGTCGAAGCCCAATCCGAAGACCGCTACCAACGCGGCTTACCTGCGGCACATCATCGACGTCGGTCACTTTTCGGTGCTCGAGCACGCGTCGGTGACCTTCTACATCACCGGCATCTCGCGGTCATGCACGCATGAGCTGATCCGGCATCGGCATTTCTCGTATTCGCAGCTGTCCCAGCGGTTCGTGCCCGAACACGACGCGCAGGTCGTCGTGCCGCCGGGGATGGAGGACGACGAGGAACTGCAGACCATTTTCACGGCCGCCGCCGACGCCAGCCGCGCCACCTACACCGAACTGCTGGCCAAATTGGAGGCCAAGTTCGCCGATCAGCCGAACGCGGTGCTGCGCCGCAAACAGGCTCGACAGGCTGCGCGTGCGGTGCTGCCCAACGCGACCGAGACGCGCATCGTTGTGACCGGGAACTACCGGGCCTGGCGGCATTTCATCGCGATGCGGGCCAGCGAGCACGCCGATGTGGAGATCCGCCGGCTGGCCATCGAATGCCTGCGCCAGCTGATCGACATCGCGCCGCAGGTGTTCTCAGACTTCGAG
It contains:
- the thyX gene encoding FAD-dependent thymidylate synthase, with amino-acid sequence MAETAPLRVQLIAKTDFLAPPDVPWSTDADGGPALVEFAGRACYQSWSKPNPKTATNAAYLRHIIDVGHFSVLEHASVTFYITGISRSCTHELIRHRHFSYSQLSQRFVPEHDAQVVVPPGMEDDEELQTIFTAAADASRATYTELLAKLEAKFADQPNAVLRRKQARQAARAVLPNATETRIVVTGNYRAWRHFIAMRASEHADVEIRRLAIECLRQLIDIAPQVFSDFEISELADGTEVATSPLATEA